Within the Plasmodium relictum strain SGS1 genome assembly, chromosome: 12 genome, the region attttttctttttttaaagctGTATAAGGAAGTCTAAACGTTATCTATAGAGATagacatatatatttttttaatagaatttttctacataattttttaggtatataaattatttaatttatattatatttttatttaaatccactctaaattattttaattttatgaaagttacaaaaacaaataaaaaatttgaaatatattactctgtaattaaatatattaatacatttttCAGTAATgtcatattaaaaaagagattttattctttttttatttttaaattgctacaattaaaaaattatattattgaaatgtttttttttttttttttcaattattatgaaaaatatatatactttgtATTTTTCTCTCACTTATATCATTAACAAATTAGttaatattttaacaaaaacaaaaaattttcctttgtaatttatcattactttaaaattacatatatctattaaaaaaaatttgaatatatttatgtttattttatttatcgaatttaataatatattaaagaaaaaaaaaaaaaacctacaatgaattagaagaaaaaagagGTTTATAATgcttaaaaatgtaaaaaattataaataaaacaatgAGCATTTatcagaaaaaatatatcagttcttaaaaaaaaaaaaaaaaaattaaatgtcTACTTATAGAATAAACAAAATGAAGAAAACCTTATAAATTAGggtttacaaaaaattattattttaaatatcatttgtaattttaaataataaatatatattagcAATTTTGCTTATATTAAGAGAAAAATTAGTcataaattttcataataaataaaaatataaattgatattttaagggtattttcattaatttaaaaaaaaaacaaaaacaaaaaaaattttgtcaAAATTATGAGTATAATAagaatattttctatttataaagatttgtttttaaaattaacaaGTCGCTCAATGTTCTTATTCTCTTCTTCTAATGTATTTTTcctaaaatataaaataaagaaaaaaaaaggtttatatataaataaatatatagataGATATATAgacataaatatatgtaattatTACCTATAAATCATTCTGGTATTAGCTATATTAGTTTTCTCAGGattgttataaaaatttaaggaTTCATTTAAATCAACTCCTAACCAATGTTTTTTAAAAGCTGGTTCAAATCcactaagaaaaaaaaaaatccaattttatttattttttaaataattttttctaatatatattaattaatttacaTATGaagaaacataaaaaattatatttaaccTTTGAATAACAGAATTTCTTGCAATTTCACCTAAATCTACCGTGCTCAATTTCCATATATgcttgaaaaaaaaaaaagaaggaaatatatatttatattagaaaaaaaataatgattatataaatagatgcatatatataattactgCACATATAGAATATTCTTCTAATAATGGTTCATCAGTAAAATGAAACATCAAAGGATCATCTGTTGATAAAGACACATTCAAacctattttaaaaaagtttttaaaaggattcttttctataaaaaaaaaaaattatatatatttcattaaaaatttatataagatGAAAAACtggataaagaaaaatataattttatataaaaaaaaaaaaaaaaatttttttttttacctaTTTGCAAAAATAAAGCATTATTTGATAAAGGAGAAATTGCTAACCCAATCTGCTTTAGATAATATAAGTACAATAAAACAGGAGATTTTCTTAAATTAATACCgtgatttattttatcagCTAGTAAAAACATTGTAGCTAAGTGCCCTATGTTTCCAGTTTCACCACAATGAGGTctaataatatgaaaaaaaaaatgtacacaaatatgaagaaatatatatctaaatataataataaaaaaaaaatggttcTTACTACCCTCAAATAATTAACTGTTTTCATTATTAcaatttaacttttttctttttttaaccTGAATGACAATGGTCTTAAATTTCTCAGAATCataaattcatttaatgTTCTTATATTTGCATACATATAATATGCATAATAAGAATAAGGAGGATTATTATCGCTAGTATAATTGTCAGGTGTCGGCAATTCACCCCctttcaatgtatattttgaaacaACAGATTCATCATCAACACTATCCCAAGCAACAACTTGAtgtaaaaaagtaaaaatttctttattttcttctggATTTCTTACTGCTTCAAAACACGGTCCAAAAACATTTCTCAAAAAATCaccaaaatttttaattaatttcatttttttatatatatgatacaATCTTGGTACTTGAATTACCCACCGTACTCTTATACTACTTAGTTTATTATCTAATACCCATTTTGCTAATTTCAACcactcatttttattttttccgtATATAGATATACGCCATTCTACGTGTTGATATTTAGAATATTctagtttttttatttcttctttagtAATTTCTGCTAAATATCTCCCTTCTATATAATTGTcagtttttaaaaaaatatctctTAATAACTTTTGACCAAAAGgattatatttttgattaaataaatcaaatcTATGAAAACAATTTCCTAATGCATTAACTGCTAAACTATCAACTGTAGCTTCGTAAGCAGAACTTTTTAATTCCTTATcaaatatttgttttaaaGTCATTTTTTCTCCTTTTTCATCCACATATACTACTGTATTTGGTTCTGTTCTGTACTTTTCTCTTATAAATCTTAGTAGTGCTTTTTGCTGCATACATGCAGAATGATGAACATGTGTATCTACTTttcttatattataaaaatcgCGATGTTTTATACTTTTTGCCTCTCCTAATTCTAAGGATCCATTAAACATAATATGAAAATCAAATTTTTgttctaaatattttaatctCTGATAGCAAAAACTTTTACATGCAGGATCTTGAACAACTAACATTATTATTTCAATAGATGATAAATATTCATATGTTGATTTAATTGATTTCTGTCCATGTAATTTATTTGATTCGTTGCATTCTTCTttacctaaaaaaaaaaaaatattcttgtataataatatatgtaaatatatatacataatatatGTACAATgtatatacaaatatatacaataagAAAATGTTGTAAATACTCATAAATGTGTATGAAGATATGGCATATATTACTTTTAGGTCCTTGATCAGTGTCTAGATCCCagtaaacaaaaaaaataccgTCAACAAAGTTAATAAAAgcattacatttttttaaaatagtaACATTATAAGGATTATAAATAGGTTCAGCAGATTCAAATTGATCAAgatgtttttttttgtagcACTCTGATATTGCTGCATCCTCAACTACTGATGTATCAATAtcagtaaaattttttataaactcATCTCTTAAATTACaaattttcaataatttctataacaaaataaataaatatatatagatatacATGTATGTATTTGTAAAAAACacttttttcaaattatttattataatgaaatataaatatattaataaaaaaagcaCCTGGGCAActtctatttcttcttctCGAGGTATATTACCAGTAGATGATAAAGTAAAACTAAAACGGTTAAAAGATTGTAAATCTGGCAGATCCTTATTCATTAATGTGTTTTCATATTTCATTGATGCATTTGATGATACTTTTACTACTGtttcatataaaaagttCCATCCTTTGTTTTTATTTGGAAGACATATATTTGaatcattatcattattgGATTCTTTCATTATTacataattcaaaaaaaataataataataattttttttttctttaatataaaaatataacttgaaacataaaaaaaaatataacgaCAAATTGCTAaaaatctattttttttcctttacattaaaattaaaacattctACATCAGCttataagaaattttaatttttctttttttctttatttaaaaaatatattttgcttttattatattttattttttaattaacaattattattctatatatatcAATATTTTGTGTTTTAATCTTTTCTTTTCTCCAacgtattattttttttttttttggatttATTTGTAacatatatgaatatataaatatatattttgtattcCTTCTATTTTAGTtccttattttatattatttttattctttaaagATCTTTTTCCATAACTTTATgtataatacatatatatatatatatatatattattttaaataatcttattaattttttgaataaaaaatgtgTACAAACATTAAAAAGCATTAAGGCTATAAAAgtacataattattttgcCTATGTTTTTTGCATCTTCTTTTACTTTATGAAAACAAAATGAAGTAAAAAGAtcacacaaaaaaaattcatttatgtaaaaatgCATGCTCAACATTTATTTAATCAttctgtattttttttttttttgtgtgtgtgtattgtttttctttaaaaatggTTTAatacaataataaaatggttaaaatatactttttaaggaaataagataaaaaagaaaaaattaaattaatataaaatagttattcattaaaattagaaaatacGTATTTAatcaaatttataaaaattgaaatgtataaatcaaatatatataaattgttagatagaaaaaatatgaatataaaatatattttttatgtgtgtaaaaattcttaattttacatctacaaatatttttacatgaTATATGGTTTCTATAGTGatgtttattttaattacaaaaatttaagaaGCTATGTTGCACGcacttcaattttttttcttttttctgaTTAGTTCTATATAATtccaaatatatataaaaatatgatattattaaatatgtcTTATTCTTtatgataatttaataaattcatCAATTTATACATGAATAATATAGACAAAtgcaaaatataaatatttgtttgtacttattaaattattttaaataaaaattattttttccttttttatttatatagcACATTAATAGTCTAATTTCAATGgtgcatataaaaaaaaataattataaatatttcttttttaatgatatattaatttaattctttagaaaattatattattcaattactaatatatacttttttttttatttatcttttttttttaataaaagctCTCTCTTATAAATTAagctaatatttttttgtgcaattaatttttattaatatataattttaagaattaaattattttttacaataatttttttattaatatatatgaaataaagcagaacaaaaatgaaaatatattaaattatttagaaatattactatttttttttcttttattgtaTGCACTTATAGAAAATATGTGATTtagaaaattaatttttaatttgtgcatattttcttttttatttctgaTACAATTAATagtacatataaaaaattttattccCACTCATGAATAACTATATATAAGTTTTTTTCTCTGTATTTTCCCATGTGTATACAATTtctttaagtaaaaaaaaagttacaaaattattaataaaaacacaAATTaacatattcttttttaattatgttttttttttcgtttgtgcttatttacatttatattatttttactaattttatatatttattattccaCTTTtgtaaatcttttttttaattatgaatTACTATCCTTTCTAATTGTTTTGATTGATTTAATACTTTTGCATTATTAACAGTTTTATTTAGGTAAAAATGTAATTGCAattttaatgtaaaaaaagtaaaaaagataaatacttattttaagaataataggattgtaaaaatatttgaacAGCATCAACTATATTTATATGGAAAAACAAaactaataaatttaaaaaaaaaagtttaaaagaaatttggtaattttataaattttaacatTCTTTTTCAAAAAGCTATAATATTATGTGTAAATAAGcatttcataaatattttttttttagttaattttttatataaactcttttctttttattaattaaaaacctgatttttaataaaaaaaaaaaaaatacacataaaacaatgaaattataacaaaaatgatattttttaaaatcataatatatataaaagtaatattaaggaaaaaaaaattttaacaagaatctttttaattttgaatttaaatataaattaatttgaTAGATCTaaaaacttttataaaaacaaaagtatcctatttgtttatatataaataaaaagagtattataaaaaatatactttttatattctattgactaaattttgaattttcattttctagtttttctattaaagaaataaggagataattttataagatctattagaaaaaataattttttataattgcaTTATTTTTACATGTCTAAtgtaaaaaacattttttttttttttatttatatacaaattgaaaaaaagCTTTTTGAAGAAATAGCTAACAGTTTTCCATATGACACAAAGTAATattagaatatttaaaactttttaattACTACTTTTCaagattttttttgtaagagaaaaaaataaaaaaaaagtcaaactaatattaaaatatctttatttttgtttacaATGAAATGCCTTTCATATATCTATTTTCTTAATGTAGAAatcaataaattaaataatacaaattgttgattatttatatatgtcaAAGCGTACATTATGCCaagatttatataaaaatgtatttctattatactcttgcatatttatatatttaaatatgcaTAAAGAATTTCTGTATTCTTAATGTAAActaacaattaaaaaaaaaaaaaaaaaattcatatataattttatcttattaatatttaaaaaataatttataattttatttaaaaatttttttttttaaatattatatatacataaaaattaaaatagttcataattttttttttattttctttatttacaCAGTAATTTTAATTTGGAAAGTTCgaaaacatatttttatattaatatatatatatatattaatattatttatatgtaatattcttgttataaatatttaaaagttatattttttttaatttttttttttcatatatatatgtatatatatatatatatatatatatatatatatatatatatatatataatattaattgaaatatgtgataaaaaataaaataaatgttttaCGTTTATATGAAATGAAAGGaggtattttttaaaagatggatataaagaatgaaaaaaacaaaagttTTGATTTAAAAGATTCTTATGAATCAAAAACCccaatagaaaaagaaacaaatgaaaatacAAATGTGGACCTATTAAATGAAAGA harbors:
- a CDS encoding AMP deaminase, putative, translated to MKESNNDNDSNICLPNKNKGWNFLYETVVKVSSNASMKYENTLMNKDLPDLQSFNRFSFTLSSTGNIPREEEIEVAQKLLKICNLRDEFIKNFTDIDTSVVEDAAISECYKKKHLDQFESAEPIYNPYNVTILKKCNAFINFVDGIFFVYWDLDTDQGPKSKEECNESNKLHGQKSIKSTYEYLSSIEIIMLVVQDPACKSFCYQRLKYLEQKFDFHIMFNGSLELGEAKSIKHRDFYNIRKVDTHVHHSACMQQKALLRFIREKYRTEPNTVVYVDEKGEKMTLKQIFDKELKSSAYEATVDSLAVNALGNCFHRFDLFNQKYNPFGQKLLRDIFLKTDNYIEGRYLAEITKEEIKKLEYSKYQHVEWRISIYGKNKNEWLKLAKWVLDNKLSSIRVRWVIQVPRLYHIYKKMKLIKNFGDFLRNVFGPCFEAVRNPEENKEIFTFLHQVVAWDSVDDESVVSKYTLKGGELPTPDNYTSDNNPPYSYYAYYMYANIRTLNEFMILRNLRPLSFRPHCGETGNIGHLATMFLLADKINHGINLRKSPVLLYLYYLKQIGLAISPLSNNALFLQIEKNPFKNFFKIGLNVSLSTDDPLMFHFTDEPLLEEYSICAHIWKLSTVDLGEIARNSVIQSGFEPAFKKHWLGVDLNESLNFYNNPEKTNIANTRMIYRKNTLEEENKNIERLVNFKNKSL